In Streptacidiphilus sp. P02-A3a, the DNA window GCGCGGCCACGGCGGCCTCGGCGCTCGGGCCGACCGTGTCGGTGGCGAAGGCGACGTCCTGGTCCAGGATCTCGCCGAGGCGCACGGCCACCGGAGCGAGGCTGTACTGCGGGTCGGGCTCGCCCTTGGGGCGGCCCAGGTGCGAGGCGACGATCACCTTGGCGCCTGCGGCGACCAGCTTGGCGATGGTCGGGGCGACGGCGCGGATCCGGCCGTCGTCGGTGATGGTGGTGCCGGACAGCGGCACGTTGAGGTCGGCGCGGACGAAAACCCGCTTGCCGGCGACGTCGAGGTCGTCGATGGTCTGCACGGTCTGGAACTCCTGGTGGGACCTTGATGGGAGGGTACGGAGTCGGCGGCGATCACGCAGGCAGGGCCCGGACGCTGGCGTCCGGACCCTGCCTCACATCATTGTGTCGCGCTGGTCAGAGCTGGTCACCGACGAGGGTGGTCAGGTTGACCAGACGGTTGGAGTAGCCCCACTCGTTGTCGTACCAGCCGAAGATCTTCACCTGGTTGCCCTGGACCATGGTCAGCGGGGCGTCGAAGATGCAGGAGTACGGCGAGTTGACGATGTCACGGGAGACGATCGGGTCCTCGTTGTAGTACAGGATGCCCTTGAGCGAGCCCTGCGAGGCCTTCAGGAAGGCCGCGTTGACCTCCTCCTTGGTGACCTCGCGCTCCAGGTCGACCACCAGGTCGGTGATCGAGCCGGTCGGCACCGGGACGCGCAGCGAGGTGCCGTCCAGCTTGCCCTTGAGCTCCGGCAGCACCAGCGCGGTGGCCTTGGCGGCACCGGTGGAGGTGGGGATGATGCTCAGGGCGGCGGCGCGGGCGCGACGCAGGTCCTTGTGCGGGAAGTCCAGGGTGACCTGGTCGTTGGTGTAGGCGTGGACGGTCGTCATCATGCCCTTGACGATGCCGAAGGCCTCGTGCACGACCTTCGCCATCGGCGCCACACAGTTGGTGGTGCAGGAGGCGTTGGAGATGATGGTCTGCTTGCTGACGTCGAGCTTGTCGTCGTTCACGCCGATGACGATGGTGATGTCCTCGTCGGAGGCGGGAGCCGAGATCAGGACCTTCTTGGCACCGCCGACGAGGTGCTGCTTCGCAGCCTCGGCCTTGGTGAAGAAGCCCGTCGACTCGATCACGATGTCGGCGCCGAGCTCGCCCCAGGCCAGCTTCGAGGGGTCACGCTCAGCGGTGACCTTGAAGCTCTTGCCGTCGACGCTGATGGTGTCCTCGGTGTGGGAGACCTCAGCCTGCAGGGTCCCCAGGGTCGAGTCGTACTTGAGCAGGTGCGCCAGGGTCTTGGTGTCGGTCAGGTCGTTGACACCGACGATTTCGATGTCCGCGCCCTGGGCCTGAACCGCACGGAAGAAGTTGCGGCCGATGCGGCCGAACCCGTTGATGCCTACCCGGATCGTCACGAACCGATCTCCTCGCTGATACGTCGGCGGATGGGCCGACGAGCTGGAATGGGATGTCCCCGACCGCTTGAAACCCTACCTCGCGAGCGTGGCCTGGGGCACATCAGGCCGCGCCGGGAGCCGCGCGGCGCTGCGCGGCTCCGGCTCGGACGCCTCTCGGACACGGCCCTGCGACCCCTCAGCCCGCGACCATCTCCTCGGCCTCGGAGAGGTTGTGCTCGGTGCTGGGCAGACCGAGTTCGGAGGCCCGCTTGTCCGCCATCGCCAGCAGCCGGCGGATCCGCCCGGCCACCGCGTCCTTGGTCAGCGGCGGGTCCGCCAGCGAGCCCAACTCCTCAAGTGAGGCCTGCTTGTGCTCCATGCGCAGCCGACCGGCCGCCGCCAGGTGCTCCGGGACCTCCTCGCCCAGGATCTCCAGTGCCCGCTGCACCCGTGCCCCGGCCGCGACCGCCGCCCGCGCCGAGCGGCGCAGGTTGGCGTCGTCGAAGTTGGCCAGCCGGTTGGCGGTGGCCCGGACCTCGCGGCGCATCCGCCGCTCCTCCCAGGCCAGCACCGACTCGTGCGCGCCGAGCCGGGTCAGCAGCGCGCCGATCGCGTCGCCGTCCCTGATCACCACCCGGTCCACCCCGCGGACCTCGCGGGCCTTGGCCGGGATGCCCAGCCGCCGGGCCGCGCCGACCAGGGCCAGCGCCGCCTCCGAACCGGGGCAGGTGACCTCCAGCGAGGAGGACCTGCCGGGCTCGGTGAGCGAGCCGTGCGCCAGGAAGGCCCCGCGCCAGGCCGCCTCGGCGTCACAGGTCGCCCCGGAGACCACCGCCGGGGGGAGACCCCGGATCGGGCGTCCGCGCCCGTCCACCAGGCCCGTCTGCCGGGCCAGCAGTTCGCCGTCCTTCACCACCCGCACCACGTACCGGCTGCCGCGCCGCAGACCGCCGGGAGCCATCACCACCAGCTCCGAGGAGTGTCCGAAGATCTCCAGCAGATCCTTGCGCAGTCGTCGTGCCGCGACCCCGGTGTCCAGCTCCGCCTCGATCACGATGCGTCCGCTCACAATGTGCAGACCACCCGCGAACCGCAGGATCGCCGACACCTCCGCCTTGCGGCAGCAGGCCCGGGTGACGGGGAGCCGGCTGATTTCGTCCTTCACCGCTGCCGTCATCGCCATGGCGCGATCCTTCCATGCATCCTGAAGATCCGGTCGTACGCGGCGGCCAGAAGCTCCGGGTCGTGTCGCCCGGTGGCCTGGATCCCGTCCAGCGCCGCGACGTTGTCGAGCACGAGTTCGGCTCCGAGCCGCTTGGCGGCGCCGCGCAGCGCCTCCGGGTCGGCCACCGCCTCCCGGTCGGCCAGCACGAAGTCGACGGTCAGATCCGGCGCGTGCTCCTGGAAGACCTCCAGGTGCCGCTGCGGCGAGAAGCCCTCGGTCTCCCCCGGCTGGGCAACCAGGTTCAGCGCCAGCACCTTTCGGCCCCGCGCCTCGACCAGTGCGGACCGCAGTTGAGGCACCATCAGGTGCGGCAGCACGCTGGTGAACCAGGAGCCGGGGCCGAGCACCACCCAGTCCGCCTCCAGCACCGCCGCCAGCGCCTCCGGCACCGCCGGAGGGTCCTGCGGCAGCAGCCGCACCGACTCCACCTCGCCCGGGGTGACCGCCACTTCGGCCTGGCCGCGGACGGTGTCGACCCGGTCCGGGTACGCCGGGTCCAGGCCGCGGACGGTCGCCTCGATGTCCAGGGGCACCGCCGACATCGGCAGCACCCGGC includes these proteins:
- the yvcK gene encoding uridine diphosphate-N-acetylglucosamine-binding protein YvcK yields the protein MASHILGGRQTRRRREAPRITALGGGQGLSATLSALRRLTGELTAVVTVADDGGSSGRLRAELGVLPPGDLRKALAALCGDDEWGRTWSEVIQHRFQSDGDLHGHAVGNLLIVALWEKLGDPVAALEYVGRLLGAHGRVLPMSAVPLDIEATVRGLDPAYPDRVDTVRGQAEVAVTPGEVESVRLLPQDPPAVPEALAAVLEADWVVLGPGSWFTSVLPHLMVPQLRSALVEARGRKVLALNLVAQPGETEGFSPQRHLEVFQEHAPDLTVDFVLADREAVADPEALRGAAKRLGAELVLDNVAALDGIQATGRHDPELLAAAYDRIFRMHGRIAPWR
- the gap gene encoding type I glyceraldehyde-3-phosphate dehydrogenase, which gives rise to MTIRVGINGFGRIGRNFFRAVQAQGADIEIVGVNDLTDTKTLAHLLKYDSTLGTLQAEVSHTEDTISVDGKSFKVTAERDPSKLAWGELGADIVIESTGFFTKAEAAKQHLVGGAKKVLISAPASDEDITIVIGVNDDKLDVSKQTIISNASCTTNCVAPMAKVVHEAFGIVKGMMTTVHAYTNDQVTLDFPHKDLRRARAAALSIIPTSTGAAKATALVLPELKGKLDGTSLRVPVPTGSITDLVVDLEREVTKEEVNAAFLKASQGSLKGILYYNEDPIVSRDIVNSPYSCIFDAPLTMVQGNQVKIFGWYDNEWGYSNRLVNLTTLVGDQL
- the whiA gene encoding DNA-binding protein WhiA, giving the protein MAMTAAVKDEISRLPVTRACCRKAEVSAILRFAGGLHIVSGRIVIEAELDTGVAARRLRKDLLEIFGHSSELVVMAPGGLRRGSRYVVRVVKDGELLARQTGLVDGRGRPIRGLPPAVVSGATCDAEAAWRGAFLAHGSLTEPGRSSSLEVTCPGSEAALALVGAARRLGIPAKAREVRGVDRVVIRDGDAIGALLTRLGAHESVLAWEERRMRREVRATANRLANFDDANLRRSARAAVAAGARVQRALEILGEEVPEHLAAAGRLRMEHKQASLEELGSLADPPLTKDAVAGRIRRLLAMADKRASELGLPSTEHNLSEAEEMVAG